The Mycoplasmopsis mustelae genome has a window encoding:
- a CDS encoding phage tail tube protein: MANFKTNAGNKLFIALSPDTAISDDGSINVSAARFSEIEHITALKLNYSPKKEDKVYYHNNGESTSITTGLSKSLSVSIDFDNSSQAHQYLLSLLLGDVHNVNNQVIMLEIHTISAETNKFVTVSGKATINFKNHFPSGNADELQKLEFDILPQDNKWTTTNTPKTNSTQAHTGV, translated from the coding sequence ATGGCAAATTTTAAAACAAATGCAGGGAATAAACTTTTTATCGCATTAAGCCCCGACACAGCAATAAGCGATGATGGAAGTATTAACGTTTCAGCTGCAAGATTTAGCGAAATTGAACACATTACTGCCTTAAAATTAAACTATTCACCAAAGAAAGAAGATAAAGTATATTATCACAATAACGGAGAATCGACATCAATTACTACTGGACTTTCTAAGTCCTTATCGGTTTCTATTGATTTTGATAATTCAAGCCAAGCACATCAATATTTATTAAGTCTTTTATTAGGAGACGTTCATAATGTTAATAATCAGGTGATTATGCTTGAAATTCATACTATAAGTGCAGAAACTAATAAATTCGTAACTGTTAGTGGTAAAGCTACTATTAACTTTAAAAATCACTTCCCATCAGGTAATGCAGATGAACTACAAAAATTAGAATTCGATATCTTACCACAAGACAATAAATGAACCACAACCAATACCCCAAAAACAAACAGCACACAAGCACACACAGGAGTATAA
- a CDS encoding DNA cytosine methyltransferase, with the protein MFEFFAGIGFQRFALEKYSIDNQDNPHIDFQSIGNCEWGVYENITYGIMHENLKANNEHSEQFLDAELLKMNLSFNLKQPAKLLKNKPYEFKMYLYEALKANKTLPNINDIHPKQLDELKADLWTYSFPCTDISILNAKTNTSAGLQKENGASAIVWQFLKLLQAVKHKPRYLLMENVKALLNKHNRGDFEKIKQIINAEGYISYEILMDGLQQGAVQRRPRVFMLSIRNDLSLPFENTHNDFIEYVKQYYPDPKAAFKNRKRRLLDCVSEFCEHIDEIKKFMLSKHIKISHKMVKHCKTFLNFDENPFYIIPALNAKKDTPPQVINAPLIKVNQGQQEEMNMEGFLPYRFQTVRERFNSFGLYDYHYEKLKAHPASKYLSERILCRQVGNGILVEQLSILYKVISDIEIINPRQVTEQQWNTFDTTQIAYIVCEKYKYIKSQMQEWINEVVKKNDKSLFEKYNQLEEVFETYTQEHHPNIIKLQKFNELINEIEKYRE; encoded by the coding sequence ATGTTTGAATTTTTCGCAGGGATAGGATTTCAACGTTTCGCACTAGAAAAATATAGCATTGATAACCAAGATAACCCACATATAGATTTTCAAAGTATAGGAAACTGTGAGTGAGGAGTATATGAAAATATTACTTACGGTATTATGCACGAAAACTTAAAAGCAAACAATGAACATAGCGAGCAGTTTTTAGATGCAGAACTTTTAAAAATGAACCTATCTTTTAATTTAAAGCAACCAGCCAAATTATTAAAAAATAAACCCTATGAATTTAAGATGTATCTCTATGAAGCACTAAAAGCAAATAAAACCCTACCAAACATTAACGACATTCACCCGAAGCAATTAGACGAACTAAAAGCTGATTTATGAACTTATTCATTTCCATGTACCGACATTTCGATTTTAAATGCTAAAACCAACACATCGGCAGGACTACAAAAAGAAAACGGAGCATCGGCGATAGTTTGACAATTTTTAAAATTATTACAAGCAGTTAAGCATAAACCCCGTTATCTATTGATGGAGAATGTTAAAGCCTTACTAAATAAACACAACCGAGGCGACTTTGAAAAAATTAAACAGATAATCAATGCAGAAGGGTATATATCTTATGAAATATTGATGGACGGACTACAACAAGGAGCAGTGCAAAGACGACCACGAGTATTTATGTTATCAATACGAAACGATTTATCGCTGCCTTTTGAAAACACCCACAATGATTTCATTGAATATGTTAAGCAATACTACCCAGACCCTAAAGCAGCTTTTAAAAATAGAAAAAGACGGCTTTTAGATTGTGTGAGCGAATTTTGTGAACATATTGATGAAATTAAAAAATTTATGTTATCAAAGCACATAAAGATAAGTCATAAAATGGTGAAACATTGCAAAACTTTTTTAAATTTTGATGAAAACCCTTTTTATATTATTCCAGCGCTAAATGCTAAAAAAGACACACCGCCGCAAGTTATTAATGCACCTTTAATTAAAGTAAATCAAGGACAACAAGAGGAGATGAATATGGAGGGGTTTCTACCTTATCGCTTTCAAACCGTGCGTGAACGTTTTAACTCTTTTGGTCTTTATGATTACCACTATGAAAAACTTAAAGCACATCCCGCATCAAAATATTTAAGCGAGCGAATTTTATGCAGACAAGTCGGAAACGGAATTTTAGTCGAGCAATTATCAATACTTTATAAAGTTATTAGCGACATTGAAATTATTAACCCAAGACAAGTAACGGAGCAACAATGAAACACTTTTGATACTACCCAAATAGCTTATATTGTTTGTGAAAAATATAAATATATAAAAAGCCAAATGCAGGAGTGAATTAACGAAGTAGTAAAGAAAAATGACAAGTCGTTATTTGAAAAATATAACCAACTTGAGGAAGTTTTTGAAACATACACCCAAGAACACCACCCTAATATTATAAAGCTACAAAAATTCAATGAATTAATTAATGAAATTGAAAAATATAGGGAATAG
- a CDS encoding phage head-tail connector protein has protein sequence MWPNEVIYDWLQQLKQNLAIADDSRDDLLLDYIEIARENIWKQYYELETDENGIPDEHPWSWDLKTKLATLHLAALYVSNPDTNNIANSVIDSRMIFKILGDRIPYGKN, from the coding sequence ATGTGACCAAATGAAGTTATTTATGATTGATTGCAGCAACTTAAACAAAATCTCGCAATTGCAGATGATAGCAGGGATGACTTATTATTAGACTATATAGAAATAGCACGCGAGAATATATGGAAACAATACTACGAACTAGAAACCGACGAAAACGGAATACCAGACGAACACCCATGATCCTGAGATTTAAAAACGAAGCTGGCCACCTTACATTTAGCAGCCTTATATGTTAGCAACCCCGACACCAACAACATCGCAAATAGTGTAATAGATTCGCGAATGATTTTTAAAATATTAGGAGATAGGATACCATATGGCAAGAATTAA
- a CDS encoding phage/plasmid primase, P4 family has product MEKLINKEALRAFLQRGEFIILNDNKTPIKAFKDGQNVYQLDDVKNESNLGLLLSDNWIVIDIDGKDHPTAASKMLEIIDHYGWQCNVMKTTRGMHFYFKLPNNNHPKNYVDVVLPIGIRADTKTSQNSYVVIKQKGQFREWTRFYSDVDYLPPELTPISLSTFKEIESPIFLKQGSRRDNLFARVKTLLNLGWSKQRIFNLLSSINSLLFVDPLSHKEVENTLAGLDELQKETQELTLHPDDFKSNMVVIKLVSHLISKYKMVRYAKQLYIYTTEHNCYRRVDDNELMTVIATITPHLSIARMNEIVKQLYISPRIPNKTPENDIIALQNCFFNLSTYKTIESTPSLFVISKINVEYNIKLSYRSEQVLKFFDQITLNNNDLRDLLFEYLGYCLTADTRYQKSLLLYGPTASNGKSTFLDLIAFFFSDANVSALGIEELDKRFTTATLIDKMVNIGADISTEHIKNSSTFKKLISGDELMAEFKGKDMFTFRNKTKFIFATNKLPSTSENSNGFFRRFIIVPFLAQFTNELNNVDKSLIYRLRNKTNMNVLFRLAIEGLKSLRARGDFKPVQVCEDILKNYEKENNNVILYLENSLFYDDEQIYKGENVKDKSTLEMYEEYKAYCSNYGHKAGSFQTFRKNVLNYYRHLKLSTRKIQRDGMIIEIFMAFSPSS; this is encoded by the coding sequence ATGGAGAAATTAATCAATAAGGAAGCCTTACGCGCATTTTTACAACGCGGCGAATTTATCATCTTAAACGATAACAAAACACCCATCAAAGCATTTAAAGATGGGCAAAATGTTTATCAATTAGATGACGTAAAGAATGAAAGTAACCTCGGATTATTACTTAGCGATAATTGAATTGTGATAGATATAGATGGAAAAGACCACCCAACAGCAGCATCGAAAATGTTAGAAATTATTGATCATTATGGATGACAGTGTAATGTAATGAAAACCACACGGGGGATGCACTTTTATTTTAAATTACCAAATAACAACCACCCCAAAAATTACGTCGACGTAGTGCTACCGATAGGAATACGAGCAGACACTAAAACATCGCAAAATTCTTATGTAGTTATTAAGCAAAAGGGACAATTTAGAGAGTGAACCAGATTTTATAGTGATGTCGATTACTTACCACCAGAACTTACACCAATTTCACTTAGCACTTTCAAAGAAATAGAGAGTCCAATCTTTTTAAAACAAGGAAGCAGACGCGATAACCTTTTTGCACGTGTTAAAACATTATTAAATTTGGGCTGAAGCAAACAACGAATTTTTAATTTATTATCTTCCATTAATTCATTACTTTTTGTAGACCCTTTATCACATAAAGAAGTTGAAAACACACTCGCAGGACTAGACGAATTACAAAAGGAAACACAGGAGCTAACCTTACATCCCGACGATTTTAAATCTAATATGGTGGTTATTAAATTAGTCTCTCACCTTATTTCAAAATATAAAATGGTACGCTATGCAAAGCAGTTGTATATCTACACCACTGAACACAATTGTTACCGGAGAGTAGACGACAACGAATTGATGACAGTGATTGCAACAATTACACCACATTTAAGTATTGCGCGAATGAATGAAATAGTGAAACAACTTTACATTTCACCACGAATACCAAACAAAACCCCGGAAAACGATATTATCGCATTGCAGAATTGTTTTTTTAATTTAAGTACCTATAAAACCATCGAAAGCACCCCATCTTTGTTTGTTATTTCTAAAATTAACGTCGAATACAATATCAAACTAAGTTATCGCTCGGAGCAAGTGCTTAAATTCTTTGACCAAATAACACTAAACAACAACGACTTACGTGACTTACTTTTTGAATATTTAGGCTATTGTTTAACAGCTGATACTAGATACCAAAAGTCGCTGCTACTTTATGGGCCAACCGCATCAAATGGAAAATCAACTTTTTTAGATTTAATTGCTTTTTTCTTTTCAGATGCTAACGTTAGCGCCTTAGGTATAGAGGAACTCGATAAACGTTTTACTACTGCAACTTTAATCGATAAGATGGTAAATATCGGAGCCGATATATCAACCGAGCATATCAAAAACTCGTCCACTTTTAAAAAATTAATTTCAGGGGACGAATTAATGGCCGAATTCAAAGGAAAGGACATGTTCACCTTTCGTAATAAAACTAAATTTATTTTTGCTACCAATAAATTACCAAGTACCAGCGAAAACAGTAATGGGTTTTTTCGTAGATTTATCATCGTCCCCTTTTTAGCACAATTCACTAATGAATTAAATAATGTAGATAAGTCTTTAATTTATAGATTGAGAAATAAAACCAATATGAACGTTTTGTTTCGTTTAGCGATTGAAGGTTTGAAAAGTTTAAGAGCTCGTGGTGATTTCAAACCGGTTCAAGTTTGCGAAGATATTTTGAAAAATTACGAAAAAGAAAATAACAATGTGATCTTATATTTAGAGAATTCTCTTTTTTATGATGATGAGCAAATTTATAAGGGTGAAAACGTTAAAGACAAAAGTACGTTGGAAATGTATGAAGAATATAAAGCTTACTGTAGTAATTACGGACATAAAGCTGGTAGTTTTCAAACTTTTAGAAAAAATGTGTTAAACTATTATCGACACCTAAAATTAAGCACTCGCAAAATACAACGCGACGGGATGATTATTGAAATATTTATGGCATTTAGTCCATCGTCATAA
- a CDS encoding tyrosine-type recombinase/integrase, producing MKTLDDYLQYCKNRNFSEITIYNYQTLLNKINYENINIKDVVRIILSAKSANTQIAFRARFISFLKYLGRLDLVETLRELKLKKPYDAYYQTLTKQQVLEFTKIEEFDTKTTAKMKTILRFMFQTGIRLGELSKLQIKNGRMFVIDGKGSKTREIFYDNNTFTKLQSYVGWKNTPSSEIGKWCKKVFQNDNITPHSLRRSFATYLNSQGVDIAIISKQLGHENINTTYAYIHTSRESAVSIYNNFMTMD from the coding sequence ATGAAAACATTGGATGATTACTTACAATACTGTAAAAATCGTAATTTTAGCGAGATAACTATATATAACTACCAAACATTACTAAATAAAATCAATTATGAAAATATTAATATAAAAGACGTTGTGCGCATTATTTTAAGTGCTAAGAGTGCAAACACCCAAATTGCTTTTCGTGCGCGATTTATTAGTTTTCTTAAGTATTTAGGACGTTTAGATTTAGTTGAAACATTACGCGAGCTAAAACTAAAAAAACCTTATGATGCTTACTATCAAACACTAACAAAACAACAGGTTTTAGAATTTACCAAAATTGAAGAGTTTGATACTAAAACAACCGCAAAAATGAAAACAATTCTTCGCTTTATGTTTCAAACTGGTATTCGTTTGGGTGAACTTTCAAAACTGCAAATAAAAAACGGACGTATGTTTGTAATTGATGGTAAGGGTTCAAAGACACGCGAAATCTTTTATGATAATAATACCTTTACAAAATTACAAAGTTACGTAGGATGAAAAAATACACCATCGTCCGAAATTGGTAAATGGTGTAAAAAGGTGTTTCAAAATGATAATATTACCCCACATTCACTACGCCGTTCTTTTGCGACTTATTTAAATTCACAAGGCGTAGATATTGCAATAATATCAAAACAATTAGGACACGAAAATATTAACACTACTTATGCTTATATACATACCAGCCGCGAAAGTGCTGTATCGATTTATAATAATTTTATGACGATGGACTAA
- a CDS encoding Gp15 family bacteriophage protein yields MIDYLHDLGDIIAAFKRDYGINPEEFLKLKTKIFLNYFSNLHPDNLIIKKIQLRNTPDAQLSLEQVRYKNEIKLLKQNNNDETLATFAKLMS; encoded by the coding sequence TTGATTGATTATTTACATGATTTAGGGGACATTATTGCAGCATTTAAACGAGATTATGGAATTAACCCTGAGGAATTTTTAAAACTAAAAACAAAGATTTTTTTAAACTACTTTTCAAATTTGCACCCTGATAATTTAATTATCAAAAAGATACAATTACGAAACACACCGGATGCACAATTAAGTTTAGAGCAAGTGCGATATAAAAATGAAATAAAGTTATTAAAACAAAATAATAATGATGAAACCTTAGCAACGTTTGCAAAGTTAATGTCATAA